Proteins encoded by one window of Ramlibacter tataouinensis:
- a CDS encoding 2-dehydropantoate 2-reductase: MKVCIYGAGAIGGWIGTRLAQAGCEVSVVARGATLDALQLHGLRLQEKGETVSVPVRSSASPAELGVQDLVVVAVKAPALGDVAAAIGPLIGPHTLVLTAMNGVPWWFFEGFGGRYAGTRLKAVDPQGRIAQAIPARHVIGCVVHASCSVPAPGLVQHHSGHRLIIGEPAGGRTERLGELARLLEGAGFEVEVSPQIQKDTWYKLWGNMTVNPVCAFTRATTDAVLDDPLVRGFISSVMLEAREIGARIGTPIDQLPEDRHQVTRKLGRFKPSMLQDVEAGKPVELDALVTVVKELGELTGVPTPYTDVLLGLARLHGRVHGLY, encoded by the coding sequence ATGAAAGTCTGCATCTACGGCGCCGGCGCCATCGGCGGCTGGATCGGCACCCGGCTGGCGCAGGCCGGCTGCGAGGTCAGCGTGGTGGCGCGTGGAGCCACGCTCGACGCCCTGCAGCTGCACGGCCTGAGGCTGCAGGAAAAGGGCGAAACCGTGTCGGTGCCGGTGCGCTCCAGCGCCTCGCCGGCCGAGCTGGGCGTGCAGGACCTGGTGGTGGTGGCCGTCAAGGCGCCGGCGCTGGGCGACGTCGCGGCGGCCATCGGCCCGCTGATCGGCCCGCACACCCTCGTCCTCACGGCGATGAACGGCGTGCCCTGGTGGTTCTTCGAGGGCTTCGGCGGCCGCTACGCCGGCACCCGGCTGAAGGCGGTGGACCCGCAGGGGCGCATCGCGCAGGCGATCCCGGCGCGCCACGTCATCGGCTGCGTGGTGCACGCCAGCTGCTCGGTGCCCGCGCCCGGGCTGGTGCAGCACCACTCGGGCCACCGGCTGATCATCGGCGAGCCCGCCGGCGGCCGGACGGAGCGCCTCGGCGAACTGGCCAGGCTGCTGGAAGGCGCCGGCTTCGAGGTCGAGGTCTCGCCGCAGATCCAGAAGGACACCTGGTACAAGCTGTGGGGCAACATGACCGTGAATCCGGTCTGTGCCTTCACCCGTGCCACCACCGACGCGGTGCTGGACGACCCGCTGGTGCGCGGCTTCATCTCCAGCGTGATGCTGGAGGCGCGCGAGATCGGCGCGCGCATCGGCACCCCGATCGACCAGCTGCCGGAAGACCGCCACCAGGTCACGCGCAAGCTGGGCCGCTTCAAGCCCTCGATGCTGCAGGACGTCGAGGCCGGCAAGCCGGTGGAGCTGGACGCGCTGGTCACCGTGGTCAAGGAACTGGGCGAATTGACCGGCGTGCCGACGCCGTACACCGACGTGCTGCTCGGGCTGGCGCGGCTGCACGGACGGGTGCACGGGCTCTATTAA
- the alr gene encoding alanine racemase gives MPRPILATIHAPALRHNLARVRRAAPDARVWAVVKANAYGHGIERVYDALRGADGFALLDLQEAERVRALGWRGPILLLEGVFEPRDLELCSRLQLWHVVHCEQQIDWLAAHKTQQPHRVFLKLNSGMNRLGFAPASFRAAWARLNALPQVDEISFVTHFSDADAERGIAHQARTFAEATRDLPGERSLANSAATLRHAQDPAVRADWIRPGIAVYGSSPDFPEHGIAHWELQPTMTLASRVIGVQQLQPGDTVGYGSRFVADAPLRVGVVACGYADGYPRHCGTGTPVLVDGVRTRLLGRVSMDMLAVDLAPLPQAGFGSEVTLWGRASNGAVLPIDEVAQAAGTLGYELMCAVAPRVPVVVG, from the coding sequence ATGCCCCGTCCCATCCTCGCCACCATCCACGCCCCGGCCTTGCGGCACAACCTCGCGCGCGTGCGGCGCGCCGCTCCCGACGCGCGCGTGTGGGCGGTGGTCAAGGCCAATGCCTACGGGCACGGCATCGAGCGCGTGTACGACGCGCTGCGCGGCGCCGACGGCTTCGCGCTGCTGGACCTGCAGGAGGCCGAGCGCGTGCGGGCACTGGGCTGGCGCGGGCCGATCCTGCTGCTCGAAGGCGTGTTCGAGCCGCGCGACCTGGAGCTGTGCTCGCGCCTGCAGCTGTGGCACGTGGTGCATTGCGAGCAGCAGATCGACTGGCTGGCCGCGCACAAGACCCAGCAGCCGCACCGCGTGTTCCTCAAGCTCAATTCGGGCATGAACCGGCTGGGCTTTGCGCCGGCGTCGTTCCGCGCCGCCTGGGCCCGGCTGAACGCGCTGCCGCAGGTCGACGAGATCTCCTTCGTCACCCACTTCTCCGATGCCGACGCCGAACGCGGCATCGCGCACCAGGCGCGCACGTTCGCCGAGGCGACGCGCGACCTGCCGGGCGAGCGCTCGCTGGCCAACAGCGCCGCCACGCTGCGCCACGCGCAGGATCCCGCGGTGCGCGCCGACTGGATCCGTCCCGGCATCGCGGTCTACGGCAGCTCGCCGGACTTCCCCGAACACGGCATCGCGCACTGGGAGCTGCAGCCGACGATGACGCTGGCCAGCCGCGTGATCGGCGTGCAGCAGCTGCAGCCGGGCGACACGGTGGGTTACGGCTCGCGCTTCGTGGCCGACGCGCCGCTGCGGGTCGGCGTGGTGGCCTGCGGCTACGCCGACGGTTATCCGCGCCACTGCGGCACCGGCACGCCGGTGCTGGTCGACGGGGTGCGCACCCGGCTGCTCGGGCGGGTCAGCATGGACATGCTGGCGGTCGACCTGGCGCCGCTGCCGCAGGCCGGCTTCGGCAGCGAAGTCACGCTGTGGGGCCGCGCTTCCAACGGCGCCGTGCTGCCGATCGACGAGGTCGCGCAGGCGGCCGGCACCCTGGGCTACGAGCTGATGTGCGCCGTCGCGCCGCGGGTGCCGGTGGTCGTCGGCTAG
- the hpaD gene encoding 3,4-dihydroxyphenylacetate 2,3-dioxygenase encodes MGKLALAAKITHVPSMYLSELPGDRHGTRQDAIDGHVEIGRRCRELGVDTIVVFDTHWLVNANYHINCGRHFKGLYTSNELPHFISNMAFEFPGNPELGQLLAKVCNEWGVETLAHADTTLDPEYGTLVPMRYMNTDQHFKVVSVSAMCMAHYLNDSARLGWAMRRAIEDEYDGTVAIFASGSLSHRFAQNGLAPEYGFRIWSPFLEQLDREVVRMWQAGEWKAFCGMLPEYAAKGHGEGFMHDTAMLLGALGWSDYDGRAEVITPYFGASGTGQINAVFPITPQTGAAIPKAQASSAEGYTAISSRL; translated from the coding sequence ATGGGCAAGCTCGCACTCGCCGCCAAGATCACCCACGTGCCGTCCATGTACCTGAGCGAGCTGCCCGGCGACCGCCACGGCACGCGCCAGGACGCGATCGACGGCCACGTCGAGATTGGGCGGCGCTGCCGCGAGCTGGGCGTGGACACGATCGTGGTGTTCGACACCCACTGGCTGGTCAACGCCAACTACCACATCAACTGCGGACGGCACTTCAAGGGGCTGTACACCAGCAACGAGCTGCCGCACTTCATCAGCAACATGGCGTTCGAGTTCCCCGGCAACCCGGAGCTCGGCCAGCTGCTGGCCAAGGTGTGCAACGAATGGGGCGTGGAGACGCTGGCGCATGCCGACACCACGCTGGACCCCGAGTACGGCACCCTGGTGCCGATGCGCTACATGAACACCGACCAGCATTTCAAGGTGGTGTCGGTGTCGGCCATGTGCATGGCGCACTACCTGAACGACAGCGCCCGGCTGGGCTGGGCCATGCGCCGCGCCATCGAGGACGAGTACGACGGCACGGTGGCGATCTTCGCCAGCGGCTCGCTGTCGCACCGCTTCGCCCAGAACGGCCTGGCGCCCGAGTACGGCTTCAGGATCTGGAGCCCGTTCCTCGAGCAGCTCGACCGCGAGGTGGTGCGCATGTGGCAGGCCGGCGAGTGGAAGGCGTTCTGCGGCATGCTGCCCGAGTACGCCGCCAAGGGCCACGGCGAGGGGTTCATGCACGACACCGCCATGCTGCTGGGCGCACTGGGCTGGTCCGACTACGACGGTCGCGCCGAGGTGATCACGCCCTACTTCGGCGCCTCCGGCACCGGCCAGATCAACGCCGTCTTCCCAATCACGCCGCAGACCGGCGCCGCCATCCCGAAGGCGCAGGCCTCCTCGGCCGAGGGCTACACCGCGATCAGCAGCCGGCTCTGA
- a CDS encoding class II aldolase/adducin family protein: MSAVLQPSARMHPDEWAARLQLAACYRVFDLLGWTEMIYNHVTVRLPDSVTGGAKQFLINPFGLHYSEVTASNLLKIDIQGNKLDADNPWPVNPAGFTIHGAIHDHVDGAHCVMHTHTTAGVAVACTEGGLAQNNFYSAQLHDMVAYHDFEGITIHADEAPRLLASLGRKPLMILRNHGLLACGPTLPLTFVRLWTLQRACEIQMAQATLGKAIPVPEAVARKTTQDSFQFDARFGAGQDVFDALVRRVDRLDDSYKQ; the protein is encoded by the coding sequence ATGAGCGCCGTCCTCCAGCCTTCGGCCCGGATGCATCCCGACGAATGGGCCGCGCGGCTGCAACTGGCCGCCTGCTACCGCGTTTTCGACCTGCTCGGCTGGACCGAGATGATCTACAACCACGTCACGGTGCGCCTGCCCGACAGCGTGACGGGCGGCGCCAAGCAGTTCCTGATCAACCCGTTCGGCCTGCACTACAGCGAGGTCACGGCCAGCAACCTGCTGAAGATCGACATCCAGGGCAACAAGCTGGATGCGGACAACCCCTGGCCGGTGAACCCGGCGGGCTTCACCATCCACGGGGCCATCCACGACCACGTCGATGGGGCGCACTGCGTGATGCACACCCACACCACCGCCGGCGTGGCGGTGGCCTGCACCGAGGGCGGGCTGGCGCAGAACAACTTCTACTCGGCGCAGCTGCACGACATGGTGGCCTACCATGACTTCGAGGGCATCACCATCCACGCCGACGAGGCGCCGCGGCTGCTCGCCAGCCTGGGCCGCAAGCCGCTGATGATCCTGCGCAACCACGGCCTGCTCGCCTGCGGCCCGACCCTGCCGCTCACGTTCGTGCGGCTGTGGACGCTGCAGCGCGCCTGCGAGATCCAGATGGCGCAGGCGACCCTCGGCAAGGCCATCCCCGTGCCGGAGGCGGTGGCGCGCAAGACCACCCAGGACTCCTTCCAGTTCGACGCCCGCTTCGGCGCCGGCCAGGACGTGTTCGACGCCCTGGTGCGGCGGGTCGACCGCCTCGACGACTCCTACAAGCAGTGA
- a CDS encoding fumarylacetoacetate hydrolase family protein — MKHARVIHQGSVQRAIERDGQLLLADGQLVPLEAVTWLPPLEPVPRPRTILALGLNYADHARELAFKAPEEPLVFLKGERALNGHRQATRRPAGVEFMHYECELTVVIGRTAKKVRRDDAWDFIAGYTVANDYAIRDYLENWYRPNLRVKNRDGATPLGPFLVDRGDVPDPMALALRTTVNGQVTQSGNTKDMIFDVPFLIEYFSSFMTLQPGDLILTGTPDGVVDCRPGDVVVTEIEGLGALMNTISST; from the coding sequence ATGAAGCACGCCCGCGTCATCCACCAGGGCAGCGTGCAGCGCGCCATCGAGCGCGACGGCCAGTTGCTGCTGGCCGACGGCCAGCTCGTGCCGCTCGAGGCCGTCACCTGGCTGCCGCCGCTGGAGCCGGTGCCGCGTCCGCGCACCATCCTGGCGCTGGGCCTGAACTACGCCGACCACGCCAGGGAACTGGCCTTCAAGGCGCCGGAAGAGCCGCTGGTGTTCCTCAAGGGCGAGCGCGCCCTCAACGGCCATCGCCAGGCCACGCGCCGGCCCGCCGGCGTCGAATTCATGCACTACGAGTGCGAGCTCACGGTGGTGATCGGCCGGACCGCGAAGAAGGTGCGGCGCGACGACGCCTGGGATTTCATCGCCGGCTACACGGTGGCCAACGACTACGCCATCCGCGACTACCTGGAGAACTGGTACCGGCCCAACCTGCGCGTGAAGAACCGCGACGGCGCCACCCCGCTCGGGCCGTTCCTGGTGGACCGCGGCGACGTGCCCGATCCGATGGCGCTGGCGCTGCGCACCACCGTCAACGGCCAGGTCACCCAGTCGGGGAACACGAAGGACATGATCTTCGACGTGCCCTTCCTGATCGAGTACTTCTCCAGCTTCATGACGCTGCAGCCGGGCGACCTGATCCTGACCGGCACGCCCGACGGCGTGGTGGACTGCCGCCCCGGCGACGTCGTCGTCACCGAGATCGAGGGCCTCGGCGCCCTCATGAACACCATCAGCAGCACCTGA
- the hpaH gene encoding 2-oxo-hept-4-ene-1,7-dioate hydratase: protein MLQPDLIQQLAAELHESERSRVQVEHFSKRFPGMTIEDGYRVSRAWTALKIAEGRRVIGHKIGLTSRAMQQSSQIDEPDYGTLLDDMRFQPGDIPTDRFIAPRVEVELAFVLKRKLEGERITVDDVLNATEYVTPAIEIIDARIEQFDRHTRAMRKVQDTISDNAANAAIVLGGSRVHPREVDRPWCGAILRQNGNVEETGLAAGVQGDPAIGVAWLAMKLAPWGEGLQAGEIVLAGSFTRPVAAKKGDLFDADYGALGRFQFRFN, encoded by the coding sequence ATGCTCCAGCCCGACCTGATCCAGCAACTGGCCGCCGAACTGCACGAAAGCGAACGATCGCGCGTGCAGGTCGAGCACTTCTCCAAGCGCTTCCCCGGCATGACGATCGAGGACGGCTACCGGGTCTCGCGCGCCTGGACGGCGCTCAAGATCGCCGAAGGCCGCCGGGTAATCGGGCACAAGATCGGCTTGACCTCGCGCGCCATGCAGCAGTCCAGCCAGATCGACGAGCCCGACTACGGCACGCTGCTGGACGACATGCGGTTCCAGCCGGGCGACATCCCCACCGACCGCTTCATCGCACCGCGGGTGGAGGTGGAGCTGGCCTTCGTGCTCAAGCGCAAGCTGGAAGGCGAGCGCATCACGGTCGACGACGTGCTGAACGCCACCGAGTACGTGACCCCGGCCATCGAGATCATCGACGCCCGCATCGAGCAGTTCGACCGCCACACCCGGGCGATGCGCAAGGTGCAGGACACCATCAGCGACAACGCCGCCAACGCCGCCATCGTGCTGGGCGGCTCGCGCGTGCACCCGCGCGAGGTCGACCGGCCCTGGTGCGGCGCCATCCTGCGCCAGAACGGCAACGTGGAGGAAACCGGGCTGGCGGCCGGCGTGCAGGGCGATCCCGCGATCGGCGTGGCCTGGCTGGCCATGAAGCTGGCGCCCTGGGGCGAAGGCCTGCAGGCCGGCGAGATCGTGCTGGCCGGCTCCTTCACCCGGCCGGTGGCTGCGAAGAAGGGCGACCTGTTCGACGCCGACTACGGCGCGCTCGGCCGCTTCCAGTTCCGCTTCAACTGA
- the hpaE gene encoding 5-carboxymethyl-2-hydroxymuconate semialdehyde dehydrogenase, with amino-acid sequence MRIDHLIAGQPVAGRDYFETVNPATQEVLAEVAAGGEDEVNAAVAAAKAAFPAWAGLPAPQRARLIRKLGELIAQHVPELARTETDDTGQVIAQTGRQLVPRAADNFSYFAEMCVRVDGHTYPTDTHLNYTLFHPVGVCALISPWNVPFMTATWKVAPCLAFGNTAVLKMSELSPLTAARLGELALEAGIPAGVLNIVHGYGQAAGEPLVRHPDVRAISFTGSTATGNRIVKEAGLKKFSMELGGKSPFVVFDDADLARALDAAVFMIFSNNGERCTAGSRILVQRSIYADFVQRFVERARRITVGDPLDDKTIIGPMISQAHLAKVRSYIELGPKEGATLLCGGLDAPLVPDRVKRGNFVAPTVFADVDNRMKIAQDEIFGPVACLIPFEDEADAIRIANDIAYGLSSYVWTENIGRAHRVAAAVEAGMCFVNSQNVRDLRQPFGGTKASGTGREGGTWSYEVFLEPKNIAVSLGSHHIPHWGA; translated from the coding sequence ATGCGCATCGACCACCTGATCGCCGGCCAGCCCGTGGCCGGCCGCGACTACTTCGAGACCGTCAATCCGGCCACGCAGGAGGTGCTGGCCGAAGTGGCGGCCGGCGGCGAAGACGAAGTCAACGCCGCCGTGGCCGCTGCCAAGGCGGCCTTTCCCGCCTGGGCCGGGCTGCCCGCGCCGCAACGCGCCAGGCTCATTCGCAAGCTCGGCGAGCTGATCGCGCAGCACGTGCCCGAGCTGGCGCGCACCGAGACCGACGACACCGGCCAGGTGATCGCCCAGACCGGCAGGCAGCTGGTGCCGCGCGCCGCCGACAACTTCAGCTACTTCGCCGAGATGTGCGTGCGGGTCGACGGCCACACCTACCCCACCGACACCCACCTGAACTACACGCTGTTCCACCCGGTCGGCGTCTGCGCCCTCATCTCGCCCTGGAACGTGCCGTTCATGACCGCCACCTGGAAGGTCGCGCCCTGCCTGGCCTTCGGCAACACCGCGGTGCTGAAGATGAGCGAGCTGTCGCCGCTGACCGCCGCGCGGCTGGGCGAGCTGGCGCTGGAAGCCGGCATCCCGGCCGGCGTGCTGAACATCGTGCACGGCTACGGCCAGGCCGCCGGCGAGCCGCTGGTGCGCCATCCGGACGTGCGCGCGATCTCCTTCACCGGCTCCACCGCCACCGGCAACCGCATCGTCAAGGAAGCGGGACTCAAGAAGTTCAGCATGGAGCTGGGCGGCAAGTCGCCATTCGTGGTCTTCGACGACGCCGACCTGGCGCGCGCGCTGGACGCCGCGGTGTTCATGATCTTCTCCAACAATGGCGAGCGCTGCACCGCCGGCAGCCGCATCCTGGTACAGCGGAGCATCTATGCCGACTTCGTGCAGCGGTTCGTCGAGCGCGCCAGGCGCATCACCGTCGGCGACCCGCTCGACGACAAGACGATCATCGGCCCGATGATTTCGCAGGCCCACCTGGCCAAGGTGCGCAGCTACATCGAGCTGGGCCCGAAGGAAGGCGCCACCCTGCTGTGCGGCGGGCTGGATGCGCCGCTGGTGCCCGATCGCGTCAAGCGGGGCAACTTCGTCGCGCCCACCGTGTTCGCCGATGTCGACAACCGCATGAAGATCGCGCAGGACGAGATCTTCGGCCCGGTGGCCTGCCTGATCCCGTTCGAGGACGAGGCTGACGCGATCCGCATCGCCAATGACATCGCCTACGGCCTGTCCAGCTACGTCTGGACCGAGAACATCGGCCGCGCCCACCGGGTGGCCGCGGCCGTCGAGGCCGGCATGTGCTTCGTCAACAGCCAGAACGTGCGCGACCTGCGCCAGCCGTTCGGCGGCACCAAGGCCTCGGGCACCGGGCGCGAGGGCGGCACCTGGAGCTACGAGGTGTTCCTGGAGCCCAAGAACATCGCGGTCTCGCTCGGATCGCACCACATTCCGCACTGGGGAGCCTGA
- a CDS encoding 5-carboxymethyl-2-hydroxymuconate Delta-isomerase: MPHLVILYTPNLEAETDMTTLCRVLADGMLQVKDEAGRQVFPTGGTRVLAYPAAHYAVADGQGDYAFIYLNLRMGAGRSAAVQQLAGDTLLERARAHLAPLFERRLLGLTVQVDESPGQVYDGKHSTLHPHFNKP, translated from the coding sequence ATGCCGCACCTGGTCATCCTGTACACGCCCAACCTGGAGGCCGAGACCGACATGACGACGCTGTGCCGCGTGCTGGCCGACGGCATGCTGCAGGTCAAGGACGAGGCGGGAAGACAGGTGTTTCCGACCGGCGGCACGCGGGTGCTGGCGTATCCGGCGGCGCACTACGCGGTGGCCGACGGCCAGGGCGACTACGCCTTCATCTACCTGAACCTGCGCATGGGCGCGGGGCGCAGCGCGGCGGTGCAGCAGCTCGCGGGCGACACCTTGCTCGAGCGAGCCCGGGCGCATCTGGCGCCGCTGTTCGAGCGGCGCCTGCTCGGGCTGACGGTGCAGGTCGACGAGAGCCCGGGTCAGGTGTACGACGGCAAGCACAGCACGCTGCATCCCCACTTCAACAAGCCTTGA
- a CDS encoding HpcH/HpaI aldolase/citrate lyase family protein — protein MQTPPNPFKQALAARQPQIGLWLGLGDAYAAEICAGAGFDWLLIDGEHAPNDLRSVLQQVQVIAAYPGSHAIARVPLGHGDAGTALIKQYLDLGVQTLLVPMVDTAEQAAAIVRAVRYPPFGIRGMAGARASRWGRCTQYAREANDQVCLLLQAESQVALDNLDAIAATEGVDGVFIGPADLSAAMGHPGQPGHPQVQAAIDDAIVRIARAGKAPGILTTDEALARKYLELGATFVAVGLDTNLLARATSALAARFKPDAPAPAPAAPGNTY, from the coding sequence ATGCAAACGCCCCCCAACCCCTTCAAGCAGGCGCTGGCCGCCCGCCAACCGCAAATCGGCCTGTGGCTCGGACTGGGCGATGCCTACGCGGCCGAGATCTGCGCCGGCGCCGGCTTCGACTGGCTGCTGATCGACGGCGAGCACGCGCCCAACGACCTGCGCAGCGTCCTGCAGCAGGTGCAGGTGATCGCCGCCTATCCCGGCTCGCACGCCATCGCCCGGGTGCCGCTGGGCCACGGCGACGCCGGCACCGCGCTGATCAAGCAGTACCTGGACCTCGGCGTCCAGACCCTGCTGGTGCCGATGGTCGATACCGCCGAGCAGGCCGCGGCCATCGTGCGCGCCGTGCGCTACCCGCCGTTCGGCATCCGCGGCATGGCCGGCGCGCGCGCCTCGCGCTGGGGCCGCTGCACGCAGTACGCGCGCGAGGCCAACGACCAGGTCTGCCTGCTGCTGCAGGCAGAGAGCCAGGTGGCGCTGGACAACCTGGACGCGATCGCCGCCACCGAAGGCGTCGATGGCGTGTTCATCGGCCCGGCCGACCTGTCCGCGGCCATGGGCCATCCCGGCCAGCCCGGCCATCCGCAGGTGCAGGCCGCCATCGACGATGCCATCGTGCGCATCGCGCGCGCCGGCAAGGCGCCCGGCATCCTGACCACCGACGAGGCGCTGGCGCGCAAGTACCTCGAGCTGGGCGCCACCTTCGTCGCGGTCGGGCTCGACACCAACCTGCTGGCGCGCGCCACCTCGGCACTCGCGGCCCGCTTCAAGCCGGACGCGCCCGCGCCGGCACCCGCCGCGCCCGGCAACACCTATTGA
- a CDS encoding DMT family transporter, with protein sequence MSAIAAPRALSGAAFATLLLIALMMGANHVAARIAFNHGADVATAVVVRSSVTALVIVAILAWQRVPVRFSARHKRFLPAIGLLVGVQSLCLYSAVARLPVALALLAFNTYPIWTAVWSALVYRRPPERATLLAMPVILFGLALALDVFGAASGLGAAGQWSQIGAGVAFALAAAATFGLALVLTQHEAGDVDGRVRTATTMAMAALVALATVGLQGGFHLPQAPAGWGGLAALTFLYGTAFTIMFTVLPRLGVVGNSAIMNVEPVFALVLGWLILGQAISPVQVVGALVVVGAVMALGMRKR encoded by the coding sequence ATGTCCGCCATCGCCGCCCCGCGCGCCCTCTCGGGCGCGGCCTTCGCCACCCTGCTGCTGATCGCCCTGATGATGGGCGCCAACCACGTGGCGGCGCGCATCGCCTTCAACCACGGCGCCGACGTCGCCACCGCGGTGGTGGTCCGCAGCAGCGTGACGGCGCTGGTGATCGTCGCCATCCTGGCCTGGCAGCGGGTGCCGGTGCGTTTTTCCGCGCGCCACAAGCGCTTCCTGCCGGCGATCGGCCTGCTGGTGGGCGTGCAGAGCCTGTGCCTGTATTCGGCGGTGGCGCGGCTGCCGGTGGCGCTGGCGCTGCTGGCGTTCAACACCTACCCGATCTGGACCGCGGTGTGGTCGGCGCTGGTCTATCGCCGCCCGCCCGAGCGGGCAACGCTGCTGGCCATGCCGGTGATCCTGTTCGGGCTGGCGCTGGCGCTGGACGTGTTCGGCGCCGCCTCCGGCCTGGGCGCGGCCGGCCAGTGGTCGCAGATCGGCGCCGGAGTGGCGTTCGCGCTGGCGGCGGCAGCCACCTTCGGGCTCGCGCTGGTGCTGACGCAGCACGAGGCCGGCGATGTCGATGGCCGCGTGCGCACCGCCACCACCATGGCGATGGCGGCGCTGGTGGCGCTGGCCACGGTGGGCCTGCAGGGCGGCTTCCACCTGCCGCAGGCGCCCGCCGGCTGGGGCGGGCTGGCGGCGCTCACCTTCCTCTACGGCACCGCCTTCACCATCATGTTCACCGTGCTGCCGCGGCTGGGCGTGGTGGGCAACTCCGCCATCATGAACGTGGAACCCGTGTTCGCGCTGGTGCTCGGCTGGCTGATTCTGGGGCAGGCGATCTCGCCGGTCCAGGTGGTCGGCGCGCTGGTGGTGGTCGGCGCGGTGATGGCGCTGGGGATGCGCAAGCGCTAG